In Thermodesulfobacteriota bacterium, the sequence CACCCGGTTTAATCTTTCAACCTCCTGGATCATGATATCGGCAGTTTGCTGGTCATCTTTATTTTCACGGTATCTGTCCTTAAAGTAAGTGGCAAATCCTTTGATCGAGCTTAACGGATTTCGTATCTCATGGGCCACCCCTGCCGCCAGTCTCCCTATGGAGGCAAGTCGCTGGTTCCTGGCAATCTCTCTTCTTAAAGCCTGAAGTTCTCTCAGATCTTTAAAAAGAAGAATATGTCCTAAAAAAGTCCCATCCTCATCGTGCAGCAATGTGGCGCTGACCTGCAGGGGAATGCGCCTGCCGTTCTGCATCAGACAATTTATCTCTTGTTCTACAATACCCTTTTTAATATCCGGGCGTTGTATCTGCTGTAAAAGTTCTGGGGGAAGTATTTCTTTGGCTTTCTTTTTTAATACTTTTTCAATTGAAATTCCCAGAACGGCCTCTGCCACGTGATTGAAAGATACGATTTTTTCGCTATCGTCAATGGCAATCAAACCAATGGGAACATTTTCCACCAGATTGTCGGAAAATGCCTTTACTCTGGAAAGAGAGGCTTTGGCAGTACGATAACTGTGGGTCAAAAAAAGAAAAATGATCCCGGCAAATCCGATTAACAGCAGGATAAGGCCCATAACCACTGTATGTCTTGCGTCTGCCTTTTGGGCCGCTTCGATGGTTTCCATGTTCAGTCCTACAAAGATAATTTGGGGATCTAACAGAACATCTCGTGGCACGTGCAGATGGTGCCTGGGGTTGAGATGGAATAGCATACGCCCATGTGGTTTTCCCCTGGGGCCACCGGTGGGTGAAAACCTTCTAAAGACTTCAAAAATATTCTTTCCATCAGGGAAGGATTTATAACGCCATTGTTCCAATGAAATAGCAGACATTTTTTTAAGGTCTAAATCGTTTGCGTATGTTTTACCAATTTGAGAAAGATCGCTGTGGGCCAGGATAACCCCGTTTGGATTTACCACAAGTAGATAAACAATATCGGGTAGCTGGGCGGTTTCGGTAAGAAGCCTTTGCAGCTTAAAATCGCTTCGCATTCGACCCATCATTCCTGTGCGGGTGCCTGCTTCAAAAGACCTGATCAGGGCCGCCCCTTTCTCCAGAAGAAGACGAACGCTGTTTTCCTTCTGGCGGTTCAGGTTTTCCCTTATC encodes:
- a CDS encoding ATP-binding protein, with translation MASKTKKKRFWAGVPPWIFIGAVVVLLPIFALMIRENLNRQKENSVRLLLEKGAALIRSFEAGTRTGMMGRMRSDFKLQRLLTETAQLPDIVYLLVVNPNGVILAHSDLSQIGKTYANDLDLKKMSAISLEQWRYKSFPDGKNIFEVFRRFSPTGGPRGKPHGRMLFHLNPRHHLHVPRDVLLDPQIIFVGLNMETIEAAQKADARHTVVMGLILLLIGFAGIIFLFLTHSYRTAKASLSRVKAFSDNLVENVPIGLIAIDDSEKIVSFNHVAEAVLGISIEKVLKKKAKEILPPELLQQIQRPDIKKGIVEQEINCLMQNGRRIPLQVSATLLHDEDGTFLGHILLFKDLRELQALRREIARNQRLASIGRLAAGVAHEIRNPLSSIKGFATYFKDRYRENKDDQQTADIMIQEVERLNRVVGQLLEFARPVTIAKKSTPIEVVINNSLKLIENEALAKNIKVETDFPSSVNEVLIDPDRINQVLLNLYLNAIEAMENGGRLTIALIWDEESKWIKISVTDTGCGIKKEALPQIFDPYFTTKPSGTGLGLAIVHNIIEAHDGKMKVESSPGKGTAVILFLPISFRDKH